A single Glycine soja cultivar W05 chromosome 14, ASM419377v2, whole genome shotgun sequence DNA region contains:
- the LOC114383863 gene encoding oleosin 1-like: protein SIPAPPRNPLHVTKIALFSPHATPVSFRHSPFIPLITPFPSRSHTTAPTIAGAILGLIFFLPLIILSSPVWVPAGTLVFIVTAGFLSVCGFGVALVAALSWMYRYFRGLHPPGSDRVDYARTRIYDTASHVKDYARDYRGYLQSKVKDAAPGA from the coding sequence TCTATCCCAGCACCTCCACGTAACCCCTTGCATGTCACCAAAATAGCACTCTTCAGCCCACACGCCACACCTGTCAGTTTTAGACACTCCCCCTTCATTCCCTTAATCACTCCCTTCCCTTCTCGATCTCACACAACAGCTCCAACCATCGCAGGGGCCATCCTGGGCCTCATATTTTTCCTCCCCTTAATCATCTTATCAAGCCCAGTGTGGGTCCCAGCCGGCACCCTCGTATTCATCGTCACCGCAGGGTTCTTGTCCGTGTGCGGTTTCGGCGTTGCACTCGTGGCCGCGCTGTCGTGGATGTACCGTTACTTCAGGGGGCTCCACCCGCCCGGTTCCGACCGCGTCGACTACGCGCGGACCCGCATTTACGACACCGCCAGCCACGTCAAAGACTACGCCAGAGACTACAGAGGCTATTTGCAGAGTAAGGTTAAAGATGCAGCTCCCGGTGCGTGA